One genomic region from Evansella sp. LMS18 encodes:
- a CDS encoding XTP/dITP diphosphatase yields MKVDHIFIATKNKGKVREFELFFQKKGIEVKSLLDLEEDIDVLEDGQTFEENAVKKAEVIGKRIGSPVLADDSGLEVDALEGRPGIYSARFAGPEKSDEKNNEKLLQELKGLPAEKRTARFVCVLAVYVPGGNTSTYRGTCEGIIAEEPRGSNGFGYDPLFYLPSLDKTMAELDKSEKNELSHRANALKVLEEKGDF; encoded by the coding sequence ATGAAGGTAGACCATATTTTTATCGCCACGAAAAATAAAGGAAAAGTAAGGGAATTTGAACTGTTTTTTCAAAAGAAAGGGATTGAGGTCAAGTCCCTGCTTGATTTAGAAGAAGATATTGACGTCCTGGAGGATGGCCAGACATTCGAAGAAAATGCGGTGAAAAAAGCAGAAGTGATTGGCAAGCGGATAGGATCTCCGGTACTTGCCGATGATTCAGGCCTGGAAGTGGACGCTCTGGAAGGCAGGCCAGGAATTTATTCTGCCAGGTTTGCAGGACCAGAAAAAAGCGATGAGAAAAATAATGAAAAGCTTTTACAGGAGCTTAAGGGGCTTCCAGCCGAAAAGCGTACCGCGCGATTTGTCTGTGTACTCGCAGTATATGTACCTGGCGGAAATACTTCAACTTACCGCGGGACGTGTGAAGGCATAATTGCTGAAGAACCTCGTGGCTCCAATGGGTTTGGCTATGATCCCCTTTTCTACTTGCCATCGTTGGATAAAACAATGGCCGAGCTTGATAAATCAGAGAAGAATGAACTGAGCCACAGGGCAAATGCATTAAAGGTATTAGAAGAAAAAGGGGATTTCTAA
- the rph gene encoding ribonuclease PH — translation MRHDGRAANEMRKVEFIPDYIKHPEGSVLVSFGDTKVICSASIEDRVPPFMRGQGKGWVTAEYSMLPRATEQRNIRESAKGKLTGRTMEIQRLIGRALRSVVDLESIGERTVWIDCDVIQADGGTRTASVTGAFVAMVLAFNKLIKAETLAKMPVKSYLAAISVGIDEKEGAILDLNYIEDSSANVDMNIIMTGEGEFVEVQGTGEEATFSRSQLNEMLDLAEKGINELFAMQKEAIGSAAEYLEQKSGDGTPNSVNGAGNGEEGSE, via the coding sequence ATGCGCCATGATGGCAGGGCTGCAAATGAAATGAGAAAAGTAGAGTTTATTCCTGACTATATAAAACATCCTGAAGGTTCGGTTCTCGTATCCTTCGGAGACACTAAAGTGATTTGTTCCGCAAGTATTGAAGACCGGGTTCCCCCGTTTATGAGAGGCCAGGGAAAAGGCTGGGTGACGGCGGAATATTCTATGCTGCCAAGAGCAACGGAGCAGAGGAATATCCGTGAATCAGCAAAAGGGAAGCTTACAGGGAGAACAATGGAAATTCAGCGTTTAATCGGACGGGCGTTACGTTCAGTTGTTGATCTTGAGTCGATTGGCGAGCGTACAGTCTGGATCGACTGCGATGTCATTCAGGCAGATGGTGGAACAAGAACAGCTTCCGTCACAGGTGCATTTGTTGCTATGGTGTTAGCATTTAACAAACTTATTAAAGCGGAAACACTGGCAAAAATGCCGGTAAAAAGCTATCTTGCTGCTATTTCTGTGGGAATTGATGAAAAAGAGGGCGCTATTCTCGATCTGAATTATATTGAAGATTCAAGTGCTAACGTAGATATGAATATTATCATGACCGGTGAAGGAGAATTCGTTGAAGTTCAGGGTACAGGGGAAGAAGCTACTTTCTCACGGTCCCAGCTGAATGAAATGTTGGATCTTGCTGAAAAGGGGATTAACGAATTATTTGCCATGCAGAAGGAAGCTATCGGGTCTGCTGCAGAGTATCTTGAACAAAAGTCCGGCGACGGGACTCCGAATTCTGTAAATGGCGCAGGAAACGGGGAGGAAGGCTCTGAATGA
- a CDS encoding GerMN domain-containing protein → MRRFKLKSVWWLVFVAAFTLSACGSDPVEEVLDEVDPPQINYIDNDEELELEMEMEAADEGNDVTGEAEDDDGMIGDSVTDLDGDGEGDGETEEGEAEEKGGPVMETAMLELYLVDKNGLVAPQSLNVPKEDNELKQAVSHLVQEGPVTEKLPNGFKAVLPPGTEILDTEVSADGTATIDFSRQFNDYHPDSELQILQSLTWTVTQLEDVNRLKLKVDGEDLDVMPQNGTPVGNGYTRGHGINLEISGQADISATKPVVLYFLSQTDSQDTYYVPVTRRVPESMNEYEAVVDELLKGPDMMTQLLTDIRREAALVEEPELKNGTLTVNFNEALLGQLDGSAVSPDVLNMLVLSLTEQEGVEKVSVLVNDESDLLVSSGEMLTEPVSRPDAVNAGEY, encoded by the coding sequence ATGCGTCGCTTTAAGCTGAAATCTGTGTGGTGGCTCGTCTTTGTTGCGGCCTTTACACTAAGCGCCTGTGGATCCGACCCTGTTGAGGAAGTCCTCGATGAAGTGGATCCGCCGCAAATAAACTATATTGACAATGATGAAGAGCTCGAGCTCGAAATGGAAATGGAAGCAGCAGATGAAGGAAATGATGTGACAGGGGAAGCGGAAGATGATGATGGAATGATCGGGGACAGTGTGACGGATCTTGATGGAGACGGCGAGGGAGATGGGGAGACAGAGGAAGGAGAAGCGGAAGAAAAAGGCGGACCGGTAATGGAAACGGCGATGCTTGAATTGTATCTTGTAGATAAAAATGGGCTGGTAGCACCGCAAAGCCTCAATGTACCTAAGGAAGATAATGAGCTGAAGCAAGCAGTGAGCCATCTCGTGCAGGAAGGTCCTGTTACGGAAAAGCTTCCGAATGGATTTAAAGCAGTCCTGCCGCCTGGGACGGAAATACTCGATACGGAAGTATCTGCTGATGGAACAGCAACCATCGATTTTTCCAGGCAGTTTAATGACTATCATCCGGACAGTGAACTCCAGATTCTTCAGTCCCTGACCTGGACGGTGACCCAGCTGGAAGATGTGAACAGGCTTAAGCTGAAAGTTGATGGAGAAGACCTGGACGTAATGCCGCAAAATGGTACTCCGGTGGGGAATGGATATACCCGCGGGCATGGGATTAACCTGGAAATCAGCGGCCAGGCAGATATATCTGCGACCAAGCCTGTCGTTCTATATTTCCTTTCCCAGACAGACAGCCAGGATACTTATTATGTGCCAGTTACACGGCGTGTGCCCGAGAGTATGAATGAATACGAAGCAGTCGTGGACGAACTTTTGAAAGGTCCGGATATGATGACTCAGTTACTTACGGATATAAGAAGAGAGGCGGCGTTGGTCGAAGAGCCAGAGCTTAAGAATGGGACATTAACTGTGAACTTTAATGAAGCCCTGTTGGGCCAGCTTGATGGAAGTGCTGTGTCGCCGGATGTCCTGAATATGCTTGTTCTGTCACTAACTGAGCAGGAAGGTGTGGAAAAAGTCTCTGTGCTAGTGAATGATGAGAGCGATCTGCTCGTCAGCAGCGGCGAAATGCTCACAGAACCTGTTTCCCGTCCCGACGCAGTTAACGCGGGAGAGTATTAA
- the racE gene encoding glutamate racemase, with protein sequence MDKPIGVIDSGVGGLTVVSELIRQLPKEEIIYIGDTARCPYGPRPVEEVREYTWEMIECLLFHKIKMLVIACNTATAVVLDEARKRLSIPVIGVIHPGAVAALKATKNDHVGVIGTEGTINSSAYPTEIAKINSDIKVESLACPAFVPMVEQGILEGPIAVETVRETLKPILETDIDSLILGCTHYPLLAPVIEEVAGEKIEVISSGEETAREVSSRLYYRNTLNSGKRPPSYLFYSTGPSDRFKKVAAKWLSMPDMKVKELNLSGYHSNVRNYR encoded by the coding sequence GTGGATAAACCAATAGGAGTTATTGATTCAGGAGTCGGCGGACTAACCGTGGTTTCTGAATTGATACGACAGCTGCCAAAAGAAGAAATCATCTATATTGGTGATACCGCCAGATGTCCATATGGACCGAGGCCGGTTGAAGAGGTGAGGGAATATACGTGGGAAATGATAGAGTGCCTTCTTTTCCACAAAATTAAAATGCTTGTGATTGCCTGTAATACCGCTACGGCTGTAGTGCTCGACGAGGCGAGAAAAAGGCTTTCCATTCCTGTAATAGGAGTAATTCACCCAGGAGCGGTAGCTGCTTTAAAGGCTACTAAAAACGACCATGTCGGTGTCATAGGGACAGAAGGAACGATTAACAGTTCTGCCTACCCAACGGAAATCGCTAAAATAAACTCGGATATTAAAGTAGAGAGCCTTGCCTGCCCTGCATTCGTGCCTATGGTTGAGCAGGGAATACTGGAAGGGCCGATTGCTGTTGAAACTGTCAGGGAAACGTTAAAACCAATACTGGAAACAGATATTGATAGTTTAATACTTGGATGCACTCATTATCCGCTGCTGGCTCCTGTGATTGAGGAAGTGGCAGGGGAGAAAATTGAAGTGATCAGTTCCGGGGAAGAAACAGCAAGAGAAGTCAGCTCCCGGCTGTATTACCGCAATACGCTAAACAGCGGGAAACGGCCACCTTCTTACTTGTTCTATTCCACCGGGCCAAGTGACAGGTTCAAAAAGGTAGCGGCGAAGTGGCTGTCCATGCCTGATATGAAAGTAAAGGAACTTAATTTGTCAGGTTACCACAGCAATGTGAGGAATTACAGATAA
- a CDS encoding MarR family winged helix-turn-helix transcriptional regulator has protein sequence MSDQKQTVKIDQVAKIEKSLRMISDIVKQKGREILNEFPITPPQFVALQWLHEYGDMTIGELSSKMYLACSTTTDLIDRMEKNELVERVKDTNDRRVVRIHLLDKGAVIIREVIHQRQAYLQGVLENFSQEDVDFLEKNLRFLNEEMKRDAKTWKSF, from the coding sequence ATGTCCGATCAAAAACAAACAGTCAAGATAGACCAGGTAGCGAAGATAGAAAAGTCTTTACGAATGATCTCCGATATTGTAAAACAAAAAGGAAGAGAAATTTTAAATGAATTCCCGATTACCCCTCCGCAATTTGTGGCACTGCAATGGCTGCATGAATATGGTGATATGACCATTGGTGAATTATCATCCAAGATGTACCTTGCCTGCAGTACTACGACAGATCTAATTGACCGGATGGAAAAGAATGAATTAGTTGAAAGAGTAAAAGATACTAATGACCGCCGGGTAGTAAGAATTCACTTACTCGATAAAGGGGCTGTAATTATCAGAGAAGTAATTCATCAGCGCCAGGCGTATTTGCAGGGAGTTCTGGAAAACTTCTCCCAGGAGGATGTAGATTTTCTGGAAAAGAACTTACGTTTCCTGAACGAGGAAATGAAACGGGATGCGAAAACATGGAAATCTTTTTAA
- the ptsP gene encoding phosphoenolpyruvate--protein phosphotransferase, whose translation MSKLLTGIGASAGIAIAKAFRLENPDLTVEKKQAEDLEAELENFNQALETSKQELEVIKEKTREQMGDEHAEIFSAHLLVLSDPELVDTIRNKVKEENVNAAFALKEVSDQFIAMFEAMDNEYMKERAADIRDVSKRVLAHILGTPIVSLAEIDEEVVIVAEDLTPSDTAQLNKKFVKGFVTDIGGRTSHSAIMARSLEIPSVVGTKTITDEGTNGMNVIVDGLEGKVILDPSEEEIQEYTQKQADYEEQKREWAKLVNEKTLTKDGHHVELAANIGTPDDLEGVKNNGAEGIGLYRTEFLYMGRNELPTEDEQYDAYKTVLEQMDGKPVVIRTLDIGGDKELPYLDLPKELNPFLGFRAIRLCLERDDIFRTQLRALLRASSYGNLKIMFPMIATLDEFRQAKQMLEEEKQVLIDKGVTVSDSIEIGIMVEIPSTAVMAAQFAKEVDFFSIGTNDLIQYTMAADRMNEQVSYLYQPYNPAILSLVKMVIEASHKEGKWTGMCGEMAGDPVAIPLLLGLGLDEFSMSATSVLPARSQLASITKEEAEAAALEANEMNTAEEVKDFVEKKFL comes from the coding sequence ATGTCTAAGTTGCTTACAGGGATTGGCGCGTCAGCAGGTATTGCGATTGCGAAAGCATTCCGGCTAGAGAACCCTGATCTGACAGTAGAGAAAAAACAAGCAGAAGATTTAGAAGCAGAACTGGAAAACTTCAATCAGGCACTGGAAACATCCAAACAGGAGCTTGAAGTCATTAAGGAAAAAACGAGGGAGCAGATGGGGGATGAACATGCAGAAATTTTTTCTGCGCATCTCCTTGTCCTTAGTGATCCTGAACTGGTAGACACTATTCGCAACAAAGTGAAAGAAGAAAATGTTAACGCCGCTTTTGCGCTGAAGGAAGTGTCTGATCAGTTTATCGCTATGTTTGAAGCGATGGATAATGAATATATGAAAGAAAGAGCAGCTGATATCCGGGATGTCTCCAAAAGGGTGCTAGCTCATATCCTTGGCACTCCGATCGTGTCACTCGCTGAAATTGACGAAGAAGTAGTTATTGTCGCTGAGGATTTGACACCGTCTGACACGGCTCAGCTGAACAAAAAGTTTGTAAAAGGTTTTGTTACAGATATCGGAGGAAGAACCTCCCATTCGGCAATCATGGCACGTTCCCTGGAAATCCCGTCAGTAGTTGGAACGAAAACAATTACAGATGAAGGAACAAACGGCATGAATGTCATTGTAGACGGGCTTGAAGGCAAGGTTATTCTGGATCCTTCAGAGGAAGAAATCCAGGAATATACACAGAAACAGGCAGACTACGAAGAGCAAAAACGTGAATGGGCTAAACTTGTTAATGAGAAAACTCTCACAAAGGACGGCCATCATGTGGAACTCGCCGCAAATATCGGGACTCCAGATGATCTTGAAGGAGTCAAAAACAATGGTGCCGAAGGAATCGGGCTGTACAGAACCGAATTTCTTTATATGGGCCGTAACGAATTGCCAACAGAAGATGAACAATATGACGCATACAAAACAGTACTTGAGCAGATGGATGGCAAGCCGGTAGTTATTCGTACTTTAGATATAGGCGGGGACAAAGAACTGCCTTATCTGGATCTTCCGAAAGAACTCAATCCTTTCCTTGGCTTCCGCGCTATCCGCCTTTGCCTTGAGCGGGACGATATTTTCCGCACACAGCTTAGAGCATTGCTGCGGGCAAGCTCATACGGGAACCTGAAGATCATGTTCCCAATGATCGCTACACTGGATGAATTCCGCCAGGCGAAACAAATGCTTGAGGAAGAAAAGCAAGTTTTAATCGATAAAGGCGTCACTGTAAGCGATAGTATAGAGATTGGAATAATGGTGGAGATTCCGTCTACTGCTGTTATGGCAGCACAGTTTGCGAAAGAAGTGGACTTTTTCAGTATCGGAACGAATGACCTTATTCAGTACACAATGGCTGCGGACCGCATGAATGAACAGGTTTCCTATTTGTATCAGCCTTATAACCCGGCGATACTCAGCCTTGTGAAGATGGTAATTGAAGCTTCCCACAAGGAAGGGAAGTGGACTGGCATGTGCGGTGAGATGGCAGGGGATCCTGTTGCGATTCCATTGCTGTTAGGGCTTGGGCTCGATGAATTCAGCATGAGTGCGACCTCTGTATTGCCTGCAAGAAGCCAGCTGGCTTCCATCACAAAAGAGGAAGCAGAAGCTGCCGCCCTTGAGGCCAATGAAATGAATACTGCTGAAGAAGTAAAGGATTTCGTCGAAAAGAAATTTTTATAA
- a CDS encoding phosphocarrier protein HPr, with product MAERNFTITAETGIHARPATQLVNKASQFESEITLEHKGKAVNLKSIMGVMSLGVGQGAEVTIKAEGPDEEEAINGIEEVIKEGLGE from the coding sequence ATGGCAGAAAGAAACTTTACAATTACAGCAGAAACAGGAATTCACGCGCGTCCGGCTACGCAGCTTGTGAACAAAGCATCTCAGTTTGAATCAGAAATCACATTGGAGCACAAAGGAAAAGCAGTTAACCTTAAATCGATTATGGGTGTAATGTCACTTGGTGTTGGCCAGGGTGCTGAAGTTACAATAAAAGCAGAAGGTCCAGATGAAGAAGAAGCTATTAATGGAATTGAAGAAGTGATTAAGGAAGGTCTTGGTGAGTAA
- a CDS encoding PRD domain-containing protein encodes MQGLFTVEKILNNNVLIAKSNLDEEVVFIGKGIAFGKKTGDQLEEQTYEKVFKLADAEEQEKYKQLVSKEEEEIILIIHDAIAKIRDMLGIELHERIHYALTQHLVLAIERTKAHTDIKNPFLTETKWMYYDTFRISETVIDYIFEKSGVRLPDAEAGFITLHIQSALTDERPLLLDQTEEFISRCVSYIEEKTERELSKESTSFHRFVQHLKQMFERSMTNDTPTEKKVLQMLKKESPVCYNLSRNIVRMVEKVVGHSLADAETIYLIIHLQRLIENK; translated from the coding sequence ATGCAAGGTCTGTTTACTGTAGAAAAAATACTTAATAATAATGTACTTATAGCTAAATCGAATCTGGATGAAGAAGTGGTTTTTATAGGTAAAGGGATAGCCTTTGGCAAAAAAACAGGGGATCAGCTGGAAGAGCAGACATACGAAAAAGTCTTTAAACTTGCCGATGCAGAGGAACAGGAAAAATATAAGCAGCTTGTTTCAAAAGAAGAGGAAGAGATAATCCTGATCATTCACGATGCAATCGCGAAAATAAGGGACATGCTGGGCATCGAACTTCATGAACGTATCCATTACGCTCTGACGCAGCATCTTGTCCTGGCTATAGAAAGAACAAAAGCTCATACAGATATTAAAAATCCATTCCTGACCGAAACAAAATGGATGTATTACGATACATTCAGAATTTCAGAAACAGTCATCGATTATATATTTGAAAAATCAGGAGTCAGGCTGCCTGATGCGGAAGCAGGTTTCATAACTCTCCACATACAAAGCGCCCTGACGGATGAACGGCCTTTATTATTGGATCAGACAGAAGAGTTCATATCCCGCTGTGTTTCTTATATCGAAGAGAAAACAGAACGTGAACTGAGTAAAGAAAGTACTTCCTTTCACAGGTTTGTTCAGCATTTAAAACAAATGTTTGAAAGAAGTATGACAAATGATACTCCAACGGAAAAAAAAGTTCTACAAATGTTGAAGAAAGAAAGTCCGGTATGTTATAATCTTTCTCGAAACATCGTGCGAATGGTGGAGAAAGTCGTTGGCCACTCTTTAGCTGACGCGGAAACGATTTATCTCATAATCCACCTTCAGCGGCTCATAGAAAATAAATAA
- a CDS encoding response regulator transcription factor encodes MKEHEFRPKPLLTKREREVFELLVQDKTTKEIAAELFISEKTVRNHISNTMQKLGVKGRSQAVIELVRLGELKI; translated from the coding sequence TTGAAAGAACATGAGTTCCGACCTAAGCCGCTATTAACCAAACGGGAACGTGAAGTTTTTGAACTGCTTGTGCAGGACAAAACCACGAAGGAAATAGCTGCAGAACTTTTTATCAGCGAAAAAACTGTACGAAATCATATTTCCAATACGATGCAGAAGCTGGGAGTAAAGGGGCGCTCCCAGGCAGTCATCGAACTGGTCCGGTTAGGGGAACTGAAAATTTAA
- a CDS encoding acyl-CoA thioesterase, producing MNEYSFVSQKNETEVKKMAKPYYIEDLNEWKEGFKYRYPIRVRFSETDAFGHLNNTVSFVYFELGRINFFKDSGMTGEWFSSDGKTIPVTGDLHCDYFKQVFFDEELDVCVKVAEIGTTSVDLHYMIVNKNDDICMTGRGKIVQVSRDSGKPKPWSESGRQFLEKGM from the coding sequence ATGAATGAGTATTCATTCGTTTCACAAAAAAATGAGACCGAGGTGAAAAAAATGGCAAAACCGTATTACATAGAAGACTTGAACGAATGGAAAGAAGGCTTTAAATACCGCTACCCAATAAGAGTGAGGTTTTCGGAAACAGATGCCTTTGGACATTTAAATAACACAGTGTCTTTCGTGTATTTTGAACTTGGAAGGATCAACTTCTTTAAAGATTCAGGAATGACCGGCGAATGGTTTTCTTCTGATGGAAAAACAATACCGGTAACAGGAGACCTGCATTGCGATTATTTTAAACAAGTTTTCTTCGATGAAGAGCTGGATGTTTGTGTAAAGGTGGCTGAAATAGGCACTACTTCAGTAGATTTGCATTATATGATTGTGAATAAGAACGATGATATTTGTATGACTGGCAGAGGAAAAATCGTACAAGTATCCCGTGATTCAGGAAAACCTAAGCCATGGAGTGAAAGTGGCAGACAATTCCTGGAAAAAGGAATGTAA
- the sdhB gene encoding succinate dehydrogenase iron-sulfur subunit, translating into MSEKTIVLEITRKKDSEGDSYVEKFEIPYRENMNVISALMEIRRNPVNANGQDTTAVAWEASCLEEVCGACSMVINGRPRQSCTALIDQLEQPIRLEPMATFPVVRDLVVDRSRMFDSLKRVKAWVPIDGTYDLGPGPRMPEVKRQWAYELSKCMTCGVCLQACPNVNDKSDFIGPAALSQVRLHNAHPTGEYHRAERLDALMEGSGGLSNCGNSQNCVEACPKGIPLTTSIAALNRETSVQSFRNFFGSDRV; encoded by the coding sequence ATGAGCGAAAAAACAATAGTTCTTGAAATAACCCGAAAGAAAGACTCTGAAGGCGATTCTTATGTAGAAAAATTTGAAATTCCTTATCGGGAAAACATGAACGTAATTTCCGCATTAATGGAAATCCGCAGAAACCCAGTAAATGCCAACGGGCAGGATACTACTGCTGTGGCATGGGAAGCAAGCTGTCTTGAGGAAGTTTGTGGAGCATGTTCCATGGTAATTAACGGAAGGCCTCGCCAGTCATGTACAGCTCTTATTGACCAGCTGGAACAGCCAATCCGTCTGGAACCAATGGCTACTTTCCCTGTCGTGAGGGACCTTGTAGTAGACAGAAGCCGCATGTTTGATTCCCTGAAGCGTGTGAAGGCATGGGTGCCAATCGACGGAACATACGACCTTGGCCCTGGACCGCGTATGCCTGAAGTTAAAAGACAGTGGGCGTACGAATTATCGAAATGTATGACATGTGGTGTATGCCTGCAGGCCTGCCCGAATGTTAATGATAAATCAGATTTCATCGGACCGGCTGCATTATCCCAGGTACGACTGCATAATGCTCACCCAACAGGTGAATATCATCGCGCAGAACGTCTGGATGCATTAATGGAAGGATCAGGCGGCCTGTCTAACTGTGGTAACTCACAAAACTGTGTGGAAGCTTGTCCTAAAGGAATTCCATTAACAACTTCCATCGCTGCGTTAAACCGTGAGACTTCTGTCCAGTCATTCAGGAACTTCTTCGGAAGTGACAGAGTATAA
- the sdhA gene encoding succinate dehydrogenase flavoprotein subunit has product MSKGKIIVVGGGLAGLMATIKAAEAGVSVDLFSVVPVKRSHSVCAQGGINGALNTMGEGDSTWEHFDDSVYGGDFLANQPPVKAMCDAAPGIIHLMDRMGVMFNRTGEGLLALRRFGGTQHHRTAFAGATTGQQLLYALDEQVRRHEVAGLVNKYESWEFLHAVLDDDGVCRGITAQDLATSEMKSFRADAVILATGGPGIIFGKSTNSMINTGYAAAAVYEQGAYYANGEFIQIHPTAIPGDDKLRLMSESARGEGGRVWTYKDGKPWYFLEEKYPAYGNLVPRDIATREIFHVCVDLKLGINGENMVYLDLSHKDPKELDIKLGGIMEIYEKFMGDDPRKVPMKIFPAVHYSMGGLWVDYDQMTNIPGLFAAGECDYSQHGANRLGANSLLSAIYGGMVAGPKAIEYIEGLEKSSEDMSSDIYDRQLKEDQDQYEEILNMQGEENAFKLHQELGQWMTDNVTVVRENKRLLETDEKLQELMERYKKINIDDTSRWSNQSAAFVRQLGGMLNLARVITLGAYNRNESRGAHFKPEFPDRNDDEWLKTTKAKFNPASQGPDFEYEEVDVSLIPPRKRDYTSKKKAGEKA; this is encoded by the coding sequence ATGAGCAAAGGGAAAATTATCGTTGTCGGAGGCGGCTTAGCCGGTTTAATGGCAACGATTAAAGCAGCGGAAGCGGGAGTTTCTGTAGATTTATTTTCAGTCGTACCGGTAAAACGTTCACACTCTGTATGTGCGCAGGGCGGAATAAACGGTGCGTTAAATACAATGGGGGAAGGAGACTCCACGTGGGAGCATTTTGATGATTCTGTATACGGTGGGGACTTCCTCGCTAACCAGCCTCCAGTAAAAGCAATGTGTGATGCGGCACCTGGTATCATCCATTTAATGGACCGTATGGGAGTTATGTTTAACCGTACGGGAGAAGGTCTTCTTGCATTGCGCCGATTCGGCGGAACACAGCATCACCGTACAGCTTTCGCAGGTGCAACGACAGGGCAGCAGTTATTATACGCTTTAGACGAGCAGGTTCGCCGCCATGAGGTTGCGGGGCTTGTAAATAAATATGAATCATGGGAGTTCCTCCATGCAGTGCTTGATGATGACGGTGTCTGCCGTGGAATCACTGCCCAGGACCTTGCAACTTCCGAAATGAAATCCTTCCGTGCAGACGCAGTAATCCTTGCGACAGGCGGACCAGGAATCATCTTCGGTAAGTCAACAAACTCCATGATAAATACTGGTTATGCAGCTGCTGCTGTTTATGAGCAGGGTGCTTATTATGCCAACGGTGAATTCATTCAGATCCACCCGACAGCTATTCCAGGAGACGATAAGCTTCGTCTCATGAGTGAATCTGCCCGCGGAGAAGGTGGACGAGTCTGGACTTATAAAGACGGGAAGCCTTGGTATTTCCTTGAAGAGAAATATCCAGCGTACGGGAACCTCGTGCCAAGGGATATCGCAACACGTGAGATCTTCCACGTCTGTGTTGACCTGAAACTAGGTATTAACGGGGAAAACATGGTTTACCTTGACCTCTCACATAAAGATCCGAAAGAGCTTGATATTAAGCTTGGAGGAATCATGGAAATCTATGAGAAATTCATGGGTGACGATCCTCGTAAAGTGCCTATGAAAATCTTCCCTGCCGTTCACTATTCAATGGGTGGTCTCTGGGTAGATTATGATCAGATGACTAATATACCTGGTTTATTTGCAGCAGGGGAATGCGATTATTCCCAGCACGGCGCAAACAGGCTTGGTGCTAACTCCCTTCTGTCTGCGATCTACGGCGGAATGGTAGCAGGGCCAAAAGCAATCGAGTATATTGAAGGCCTCGAAAAGTCCTCAGAAGACATGTCTTCTGATATTTATGACAGACAACTAAAAGAAGACCAGGACCAGTATGAGGAAATCCTGAATATGCAAGGTGAGGAAAACGCATTTAAACTCCACCAGGAACTTGGCCAGTGGATGACTGATAACGTAACAGTAGTCCGTGAGAATAAGAGGCTGCTTGAGACGGATGAGAAACTCCAGGAACTCATGGAGAGATATAAGAAAATCAATATTGATGACACTTCAAGATGGAGCAACCAGAGTGCAGCGTTTGTCCGCCAGCTTGGAGGAATGCTTAATCTGGCGAGAGTTATCACTTTAGGTGCATATAACAGAAACGAAAGCCGGGGCGCTCATTTCAAGCCGGAATTCCCGGACCGAAACGACGATGAATGGCTGAAAACAACAAAGGCCAAATTTAACCCTGCAAGCCAGGGACCTGATTTTGAATACGAGGAAGTAGACGTATCACTTATCCCACCTCGTAAACGTGACTATACATCCAAGAAGAAAGCGGGTGAAAAAGCATGA